Genomic DNA from uncultured Methanospirillum sp.:
GAGGCGGCCTGAAAGGACCAGACTGTCCAGGTACCTGGCAACCGTGTGACGGTGATGACCGCATAACTGTGCCACTTCAGAGATGCTGAGGTACTTCTTCCCGTGTGTAAACGCCGATAGAATATCTTCAAAGATTGTGTTATTCCGCGACGTCATCTAAATCATCTTTGGTTTTATAATGCTTATGTATTTGGACACCTTAAAACGGTGATATATCCAGTCAGTTACAGAACATCTGGTACTCATTTGTCATGCAACGGGCATTGCAGATCAAGTGAGGAACGAATCATACCTCGGAAGACAGGCAAGTCCTACCTGAATACCAACGATAACCAGGGATCACACAAGCAGGGTGGGGTGCAAACCATCCCTCATACTCAACCCTGCGTCCCTTTATCACACATGTCCCGGGGCGCTGTTTTGAATTCTGCTCTTCTCGTCTTGAACTCACTGCTCAAACCAGCTCTGTCCCAATCCTGATCGAACCACGCGGGAACTGAATCTCAAAGCGTGCTCCCTCACCAGGCATCCCGGTCTCTGATATGGTTATTCCAGTAACTGAGAGGATCTCTTCTGAGAGGAACAGCCCGTGGCTGGCAGAGAGCCCGAACTCATGGGAGAAGATCTGTTTCTTGTCCTGAGCAGGAATGCCTACCCCGTCATCCTCATAGATCAGTACCGGGATATCGCCGTTATTCTGAAGGCTGAACCTGATCGTTGTTGTCTTCTTCCCGTGCCTGACCGAGTTGTCGATCAGTTCGGCAAAAACCTTCTCGATGAGCGGGTATGCGTTGATCTTCACAGTATCAGGTATCCGGCAGTCAACACGCACCGAACCCTGCGGTATCTCCCTGAGCGCATTGTGTACGAGTTCCCGAAGATCGATCCATGAAGGAGTCTGGACCACAGGGTCAAATGTCTCGCAGGTGATCCTGACAATATTGAGCGCCTTCTCTACCATTCCATAGGCTTTTTTGAAGTACCTGGAATCGACCTGTCCGTCTTTCTGCCCGAAACTGGCCTTTTCCATGTGGTGATAGATCGAACTCAACTGGGTGAGCAGAATGTGGTGAATGATGCTCCCCATGTACTGGAACTTCTTATTCGACCTGAGCAGGGCAGTTTCGAGTCTGCCGCGCTCGATATTCTTGTTGTGCAGCTCTTCATTTGCCTGTTTCAGATCAGAGACAGCCTTCTGGAGTTGTGCGTTGAGATAGTGCAGACGCTCATCTGCAACCTGCAGTTCGCAGTTGTTCTTGATGGCAGTCTCGTAGGTTGAGAGGAGGATATTAAGAATCTGTGTCCGCCCTGATCTGATCTCATACTGATGGTTTGAGAAAGAGACCGTGAGCGGGTCAGTGACCGGTTTGTCAGGCGCATGCTTTACCGATTCAAGCGTCCCGATGATACGTGAATAGATCCAGTCTGCATCGTAGGGCTTGATAATGAAGTTGTCTGCCCCATATTCGAGGGCCTTTATCACATCGGTCGGATTATACAGATACGTAACCAGAATCACCGGAATTGACCGGGTCGCAGGATTTTCCTTAATATTCCTACAGAGTTCGTACCCGTCCATAGGTGACATTATAACATCGGTGAGGACGATGTCGGGCCTCTGCTTCTCAAGGATAGCAAGTCCTTCCTGACCATCGGCAGCGATGATGACCTCATGTCCGCCTTTTTCAAGGATGTAACGGAGTGACTCTGCCTGGGTGCGGTTATCCTCCACAACCAGTATCTTTTGGGTAGACGTTCTCGGCATCAGAAACAACCAGTTCGGAAATCGTTCACTGAGTAGTGAATTCAATCCTATATAATTCACCGCTTGAGTTGGCGGAAAAAAATGAGAGAGAGAAGGAGCTCAAACCTGAAAGAGGGGATCTATTCAGGGTGATTAGTTAAAGGACGGAGATCCGACCGGGTGGAGTAATTCAGTATCGTTCAGACCTTCAAAGACACCGACGGTCTTGATGACCAGATTGTTCCGCTTTGCTTCGCTGATCAGGTTACGGGACTCCTTGCTGACACCGTTGGAGAGCACGAGGAGGTGGGTTCCATACTCTGCCATGCGGGAGTCACGTACCATACCTGCTGCATTGAGGTCATCCTGCCAGTTCGGGGCGAATTCTTTGTATTTGATCCCCTTTGACTCTGCATACATCTTGGCGATCATATCAACACCGGTTGAACCACCGGCAATGATCTCTTCAATACCGCCAATCTCGGCGACATACTTATTGATCTCTGCGAATACTGCATCTTTCTTATTACAGGTCCGGATACCGGAGACGATTAATTTTGCCATGATAATTTTCCATTTATCTGCGTGTGACAGACCGTTTGAGGCTTCGCAGATGAACAAACTACGTTGCAGATCATCGCATATGAACCCGGTTTCAGAGGAGGCCGGATGAGATACATTCATATGGGGAAATGGATGACCCCGGTTGAATCCAGATGAACAGAAGTCAGAAAAAGAGTATCAGGAGGAATTAGCCTCGTGTTTCAGTGGCTTTCCGGGATCTACCACCTCGAGCTTGGCATCAGAGATGCGGTAGTATAATCCTATCACCCTGAGTGTACCTTCACGCTCATAGTCACGGACGATCTTGTACGTTCGCAGATGTTTGAGCTGGAGCCGGACATTCTCTATCTCCAGACTCGTCTGCCACTCTTTAGCCTTCTCTGGATCATCAGGATGCGGGTTTTTCTCAGTTACTGTTGCCAGGGCTGGTTGGGCATGACGGAGCCAGCCGGGGATGAATGCGTCATCTCCGCAATGACGGTGGGCAAGAGCGTGCATTGCTCCGCATCCCTCGTGTCCGCAGACAACAAGGGTATCAACATGGAGATGTCCGATCCCATACTCAAGGAACGTTCCGACATTCCAGTCACCAGGGGGAACAATGTTCCCGATGTTGCGGTGCACAAATATCTCACCGGGCTTTGCATGACAGGTGATCTCAGGAGCGACCCGTGAGTCACAACAGCTGATCATCATCACGTGGGGACTCTGACCTTTCAGAAGTTCCCGATAATACTCAATGTTCTCAGAAAACTCACACTCAACAAAGTAGTTGTTTCCTTCCAGTAATTTTTCAATACCCATACTCTACTCCGAAGACAGGAATACAGAGGGGTTGCCTGCAGGGTAGAAAAACGATCCTAAATAGATCTACGTATTTTTGAAGGTCAAAATCTGAAAAAAGGACTGATATTTTCGCAGATTCATTTTTGTTCCACCGGAGTCCGCGAACATAGAGATTATATAGAGTAATCAGGACAGGTTTACCGGTTTTTCTTCATATGAGCCGGCGCTCTGCTGAACCGCCTGGATCGCGAGATCGTCGATGGATCGAACGACAAATATCAGGACCACATATAAACATCACGATAGTGGATGGCGATTTCGTGGACCGGTGCGCCAAATGGGTTACATATACATGGACTTTCCACGAACGGTAACCAGACACTTCAGGCAGGTTTTTTGGCGATACGTATGCAATTCAGGAATCAGAGCCAGGCTCTTCTCCAGGGGATACAATACATCCACCGATCTACTGTCATACCGATCTGACCGCCCTGTCCTTCACCCACACTCACAGTGATATCATGATTGATCTCTTTATTCCGGCTGTCTTTTTCTTTCTCGTAGCTGCTGCCGTCCCGGTATGCTTCACAGGTATCAGGGCCTGGCAGTGTTGCTCTCTGCTCCAGGGACTGGCAGGAGTTTTCACGGCCCTGGCATCAGCCTTCATCCTCCTCCGCCTTACCGGGGGAGAACTGCTCTCAACATCCCTGACACCGCTCTTTCCGGTGATCCTTGGCGTTGACCGGCTGACTGCTGCATTTACTATGCTCCTTGGCATCCTCACCGTTGCAGTCTGCTGCTACTCACCAGGATATATCAACAGGATGCACGGCAAAAGAAGCCGCGATCTGCTCTGCAGCCTCATCCCGATCTTTCTTTCAGCCATGCTGGTTGTCCTCCTCTCACGGACCACCTTTGCATTCCTTCTCTTCTGGGAGGTTATGGCGATCTCATCGTTCTTCCTGGTCCTGATAGAGTACGAGGATGAGAAGACCAGGCGGGCTGCATTCTTCTACCTGGCGATGACCCAGCTCTCCACGGTCTGCATCTTCCTGGCCATCATCCAGGTATACCTGGCAACCGGTTCATTCACATTCCCTGAAGGAATGGTTGTCTCAACAATCCCCGGCCTGATTGCGTTTCTGCTGCTGTTTCTGGGGATTGCTATCAAGGCCGGAGCCATACCATTTCATAAGTGGCTCCCCTATGCCCACCCGGCTGCCTCATCCCCGGTCTCTGCCCTGATGTCAGGGATGATGCTCAACACCGCTCTCTATATGTTGATCCGTGCAGTTACCGGGTTTTTCACCCCGGACCTTTCAACAGGTCTGCTGATCCTTGCGTTCGGCTGCATAACCGCTGTTCTTGGCGTGATGTATGCCCTGAAAGAAGATGATCTGAAAGGACTGCTCGCCTACTCCTCGATAGACAACACCGGTGTCATCCTGATCGGGACAGGGCTCTTCGTGGTGCTGACCGCTACCGGTCATGCGTCCATCGGGACGATGGCACTGCTCGGTGCAGTATTTCATGCAGTGAGCCACGGACTTTTTAAGGGCCTGCTCTTCCTCACTGCAGGATCGGTGAACCAGGCAACCGGGACACGGAACATCGATGAACTCGGTGGTCTTCTGGTCAGAATGCCCTGGACCGGCGGGCTCTTCTTCATCGGTGTACTTGCAATCTCGGCTCTTCCACCGCTGAACGGGTTTGCAGGTGAACTGCTCATCTACCAGGCACTCATCACCGGGCTCATGGAGTCCGAACCCCTTATGCAGGTGGTGCTCGTCATCGCCCTGTCGCTCTTCGGTCTCACCGGGGCCCTTACCGCGGTCTGCTTTGTAAAGGCCTTCGGACTCACCTTCCTTGCACTCCCAAGAACCCGGGCAGCAAAACAGGCTCGGGAGGTTCCGACCCTGATGCTTGCCGGACCTGCCATCCTTGCCGGAGGATGCATCGTAGCAGGGATCTTCTCATCACAGATCCTAACCGTTCTCGGATACCCGGGATACCTGCCAGATCTGTTCCTCATCTCGGTTCTGCTCACCGGTGCCCTGGGACTCACCTACGCTGCAATCTACACCTTCGCCTCACGGGAGACGAGGGTCTCGATCACATGGGGATGCGGAATGCAGGATCCGACAAGCAGAATGGAGTACACAGGATCAGGATTCACAGAGCCGGTTGTCAGAATCTTTGCCCCGGTATACCGGACGCGAATCTCGTTCTCTAAAGAGTATCATGACCCTGAACGCTGCTTTGTCAGAACCGGCACGGCAAAGATTGAACTCATGAAGTTCTTTGAAGAGTTTCTGTACCTTCCTGTTGCACGACTTATCGACTCGTACGGAGAAGCTGTTTCAAAACTCCAGAACGGCAAAGTGGACACGTATGTCCTGTATGTGTTCGTGACGATCGTCGTCTTGATCGTGATTATGGGGTGGATCGCATGAGCCTGACACCGGTTGTTGCAGGACTTCTCAACCTCGGGTTTGTCCTCCTGATCTCGCCCCTCTTTATGACAGTCGTCAAAAAGGTCAAAGCCCGGGCGCAGCGACGGGCAGGACCGCCACTCCTACAGGGATACTACAACCTTGCAAAACTCTTCAGAAAAGAGGTCGTATACTCTGATTACTCAAGTTTCATCTCACGAATAGCCCCGTATGCCTCGCTTGTCATCCTGATGGTGGCTGCACTGCTCGTACCGATCATCTGGATCCCTGATACAGCACCGGCAGAAGGAAACATCATCGTCTTCCTGTATCTCCTTGCATTCACCAGGTTCCTGCTCGCACTCCTCGGGCTTGATGCAGGCAGCACCTTCGGTGGCATGGGAAGCTCACGAGAGATGAGTCTTTCAGCGGTGATAGAACCGACAACAGTCGTCGTCTTTGCAGCAATGGCATATGTAGCAGGAACCCTCTCCATTCCGGAGATGTTCAGGCATGCAACAACCATCATCCCGGGGATGAGTCCGACTGTCCTTCTCCTCGCAGTCTCGCTCTTTATCCTGATCATCGTCGAGACCGGAAGGGTTCCGGTCGATAACCCGGAGACACATCTTGAACTCACCATGATCCATGAAGGAATGCTCCTTGATACGTCTGGACGAAACCTGGCACTCTTCGAACTCTCTCATGCCGTGAAACAGACACTGTTGATGGCACTGCTCATCAACATGCTCATCCCCTTCGGATTAATCCAGGAGGTCTCGGCAATCGGGCTGGTCCTTGCTGCTCTCCTCTTCCTGCTCAAGGGAACGGCACTTTCAGTCCTGCTCGGTATCGTGGAGTCATCGTTTGCCAAGATGCGGTTCTTCAGGGTCCCCAATCTCTTTATGCTGGCCTTCTTCTTCTCGGCCTTGACCATTCTGAGCGAGGTGATGCTATGATTGAGATCGGAGTGATCCCGTCCCTGCTCAGGATATGCCTGATCCTTGTACTGATTTCTGCAGCATGCCTTCTTA
This window encodes:
- a CDS encoding DUF2493 domain-containing protein, with the translated sequence MAKLIVSGIRTCNKKDAVFAEINKYVAEIGGIEEIIAGGSTGVDMIAKMYAESKGIKYKEFAPNWQDDLNAAGMVRDSRMAEYGTHLLVLSNGVSKESRNLISEAKRNNLVIKTVGVFEGLNDTELLHPVGSPSFN
- a CDS encoding proton-conducting transporter membrane subunit, with translation MIDLFIPAVFFFLVAAAVPVCFTGIRAWQCCSLLQGLAGVFTALASAFILLRLTGGELLSTSLTPLFPVILGVDRLTAAFTMLLGILTVAVCCYSPGYINRMHGKRSRDLLCSLIPIFLSAMLVVLLSRTTFAFLLFWEVMAISSFFLVLIEYEDEKTRRAAFFYLAMTQLSTVCIFLAIIQVYLATGSFTFPEGMVVSTIPGLIAFLLLFLGIAIKAGAIPFHKWLPYAHPAASSPVSALMSGMMLNTALYMLIRAVTGFFTPDLSTGLLILAFGCITAVLGVMYALKEDDLKGLLAYSSIDNTGVILIGTGLFVVLTATGHASIGTMALLGAVFHAVSHGLFKGLLFLTAGSVNQATGTRNIDELGGLLVRMPWTGGLFFIGVLAISALPPLNGFAGELLIYQALITGLMESEPLMQVVLVIALSLFGLTGALTAVCFVKAFGLTFLALPRTRAAKQAREVPTLMLAGPAILAGGCIVAGIFSSQILTVLGYPGYLPDLFLISVLLTGALGLTYAAIYTFASRETRVSITWGCGMQDPTSRMEYTGSGFTEPVVRIFAPVYRTRISFSKEYHDPERCFVRTGTAKIELMKFFEEFLYLPVARLIDSYGEAVSKLQNGKVDTYVLYVFVTIVVLIVIMGWIA
- a CDS encoding NADH-quinone oxidoreductase subunit H; the encoded protein is MSLTPVVAGLLNLGFVLLISPLFMTVVKKVKARAQRRAGPPLLQGYYNLAKLFRKEVVYSDYSSFISRIAPYASLVILMVAALLVPIIWIPDTAPAEGNIIVFLYLLAFTRFLLALLGLDAGSTFGGMGSSREMSLSAVIEPTTVVVFAAMAYVAGTLSIPEMFRHATTIIPGMSPTVLLLAVSLFILIIVETGRVPVDNPETHLELTMIHEGMLLDTSGRNLALFELSHAVKQTLLMALLINMLIPFGLIQEVSAIGLVLAALLFLLKGTALSVLLGIVESSFAKMRFFRVPNLFMLAFFFSALTILSEVML
- a CDS encoding hybrid sensor histidine kinase/response regulator, which encodes MPRTSTQKILVVEDNRTQAESLRYILEKGGHEVIIAADGQEGLAILEKQRPDIVLTDVIMSPMDGYELCRNIKENPATRSIPVILVTYLYNPTDVIKALEYGADNFIIKPYDADWIYSRIIGTLESVKHAPDKPVTDPLTVSFSNHQYEIRSGRTQILNILLSTYETAIKNNCELQVADERLHYLNAQLQKAVSDLKQANEELHNKNIERGRLETALLRSNKKFQYMGSIIHHILLTQLSSIYHHMEKASFGQKDGQVDSRYFKKAYGMVEKALNIVRITCETFDPVVQTPSWIDLRELVHNALREIPQGSVRVDCRIPDTVKINAYPLIEKVFAELIDNSVRHGKKTTTIRFSLQNNGDIPVLIYEDDGVGIPAQDKKQIFSHEFGLSASHGLFLSEEILSVTGITISETGMPGEGARFEIQFPRGSIRIGTELV
- a CDS encoding carbonic anhydrase, producing MGIEKLLEGNNYFVECEFSENIEYYRELLKGQSPHVMMISCCDSRVAPEITCHAKPGEIFVHRNIGNIVPPGDWNVGTFLEYGIGHLHVDTLVVCGHEGCGAMHALAHRHCGDDAFIPGWLRHAQPALATVTEKNPHPDDPEKAKEWQTSLEIENVRLQLKHLRTYKIVRDYEREGTLRVIGLYYRISDAKLEVVDPGKPLKHEANSS